The Sulfurimonas hydrogeniphila genome includes a window with the following:
- the luxS gene encoding S-ribosylhomocysteine lyase: MPLLDSFTVDHTIMPAPAVRKAKVMKTPCGDKITVFDLRFYKPNEEKMDGRGIHTLEHLFAGFMRNHLNSKNVEIIDLSPMGCRTGFYMSVIGTPDEKRVAKAWKKSMEDVLHVKSKKDIPELNIYQCGTYKMHSLKNAKKIASDILSHKIGVMDNKKLQLSKKKLKEINS, from the coding sequence ATGCCATTATTAGACTCATTTACCGTTGACCACACAATTATGCCGGCACCTGCAGTGCGTAAAGCAAAAGTTATGAAAACACCGTGCGGAGACAAAATTACAGTTTTTGACTTGCGTTTTTACAAACCAAACGAAGAGAAAATGGACGGACGGGGAATTCATACCTTGGAACACCTTTTTGCAGGATTTATGCGCAATCATTTAAATTCGAAAAATGTTGAAATTATAGACCTCTCGCCGATGGGATGCCGTACAGGATTCTATATGTCGGTAATTGGAACTCCTGATGAAAAAAGAGTGGCAAAGGCCTGGAAAAAATCTATGGAAGATGTCTTACATGTAAAGAGCAAAAAAGATATTCCTGAACTCAATATTTATCAGTGCGGAACCTATAAAATGCACTCTCTTAAAAATGCCAAAAAAATTGCCAGTGACATTCTTTCGCATAAAATAGGCGTGATGGATAACAAAAAACTGCAACTGAGTAAAAAGAAACTTAAAGAGATAAACAGCTAA
- the katG gene encoding catalase/peroxidase HPI gives MQSYKHTIVDGDEIAKWWPNQLNLKILTQNNPRLTPATSEFSYKKAFGTLPYEELKKDLISLMTTSVSWWPADYGHYGPFFIRMAWHSAGTYRITDGRGGAATGNQRFAPLNSWPDNVNLDKARRLLWPLKKKYGEKISWADLMILAGTVAMESMGLQTYGFGGGREDIWQTEEDIYWGEEEEWLADKRHSEDKKLQNPLAAVQMGLIYVNPEGPNGEPNVLAAAEDIRVSFRRMGMNDAETIALIAGGHTFGKSHGAADPQKYVGPEPEAAPLEQQGFGWKNSYKSGKGADTISSGLEGAWTPTPTKWDNSYLEILFKYEWNLEKSPAGAWQWVPVNPDAEDLAPDAHIEGKKDKTIMFTTDLALRMDPEFEKVSRSFLENPELFAQSFAKAWFKLTHRDMGPKSRYLGPEVPQDDFLWQDPLPAVNEDTLINDDETEALKEEILQSSLQISELLYTAWSSAASYRDSDKRGGANGARIALEPQINWQVNDPIQLQKVLSALQEIRENFNENHKNKISLADMIILGGAAALEKAVHNGGYAKKVPFLPGRVDATQEQTDVHSFAYLEPKEGDAFRNYLPKESQVAAERLLLDKAQQLTLSVPEMTVLIGGLRVLGINYSQSDYGVLSDKKESLSNDFFVNLADMNLSWSPADETHSLFEGHHNGEIRYRATRADLIFGANSQLRAQTEFYAQDDKQEQFVDDFISAWDKVMNLDRFDVL, from the coding sequence ATGACGACTTCCGTTTCCTGGTGGCCTGCCGATTATGGGCATTACGGTCCTTTTTTTATTCGTATGGCATGGCACAGCGCCGGAACTTATCGAATCACAGACGGACGCGGCGGCGCAGCAACAGGCAACCAGCGCTTTGCCCCGCTTAACAGCTGGCCCGATAATGTCAACCTGGACAAAGCCCGCCGTTTGTTATGGCCTCTGAAAAAGAAATATGGAGAAAAAATTTCCTGGGCGGATTTAATGATACTTGCCGGAACTGTTGCGATGGAATCTATGGGTCTACAGACTTACGGTTTTGGCGGCGGCCGTGAAGATATCTGGCAGACAGAAGAAGACATTTACTGGGGAGAGGAAGAGGAGTGGCTTGCAGACAAGCGCCATTCAGAGGACAAAAAGCTTCAAAACCCATTAGCTGCTGTACAGATGGGACTTATCTATGTGAATCCTGAAGGCCCTAACGGAGAACCGAATGTTTTGGCTGCCGCTGAGGACATACGGGTAAGTTTTCGTCGAATGGGAATGAATGATGCAGAAACAATTGCGCTTATTGCAGGCGGACATACCTTTGGCAAAAGCCATGGAGCCGCTGATCCTCAAAAGTATGTAGGTCCCGAACCTGAAGCAGCCCCATTGGAACAACAGGGCTTTGGTTGGAAAAACAGCTATAAAAGCGGCAAAGGAGCCGATACTATTTCAAGCGGCTTGGAAGGTGCCTGGACACCGACTCCTACAAAATGGGACAACAGCTATCTTGAAATCCTGTTTAAATATGAATGGAATCTTGAAAAAAGCCCTGCAGGTGCGTGGCAATGGGTCCCTGTCAATCCTGATGCAGAAGATTTGGCCCCTGATGCACATATAGAAGGGAAAAAAGACAAAACAATTATGTTTACAACAGATTTGGCACTGCGAATGGATCCTGAATTTGAAAAAGTTTCCCGCTCTTTTTTAGAAAATCCGGAATTATTTGCCCAAAGTTTTGCAAAAGCATGGTTTAAACTGACACACCGGGACATGGGTCCAAAATCACGTTATCTTGGGCCGGAAGTACCGCAAGATGACTTCTTATGGCAAGATCCGCTTCCTGCTGTTAATGAGGATACGCTGATAAATGACGATGAGACAGAAGCTCTTAAAGAAGAGATTTTACAAAGCTCCCTGCAAATCTCCGAGCTGCTGTATACCGCCTGGTCATCTGCTGCAAGCTACAGAGATTCAGATAAAAGAGGCGGTGCCAATGGTGCAAGAATTGCTCTGGAACCACAAATAAACTGGCAGGTGAACGATCCGATACAGCTGCAAAAAGTATTATCTGCTTTGCAAGAAATTCGAGAGAATTTCAATGAAAATCATAAAAATAAAATTTCACTTGCGGACATGATTATCCTTGGAGGAGCAGCGGCACTTGAAAAAGCTGTACACAATGGCGGCTATGCAAAAAAAGTTCCTTTCCTGCCGGGAAGAGTTGATGCAACACAGGAGCAGACCGATGTTCACAGCTTTGCATACCTTGAACCAAAAGAGGGAGATGCCTTTAGAAATTATCTTCCAAAAGAGTCTCAGGTAGCTGCTGAACGTCTTTTACTCGACAAAGCACAACAATTGACACTGAGTGTTCCTGAAATGACAGTGCTCATCGGTGGGCTGAGAGTGCTCGGGATCAATTATAGCCAAAGTGATTATGGAGTGCTCAGCGATAAAAAAGAGAGTCTCAGTAATGATTTTTTTGTCAATTTGGCAGATATGAATTTATCATGGTCACCGGCAGATGAAACACACAGCTTGTTTGAGGGCCACCACAACGGCGAAATTCGATACAGAGCCACACGCGCAGATTTGATTTTTGGTGCAAACTCGCAACTGCGAGCACAAACAGAATTTTATGCCCAAGATGACAAACAGGAACAGTTCGTAGATGACTTCATTTCGGCATGGGATAAAGTGATGAATTTAGACAGGTTTGATGTTTTATAA